One Anaerobacillus alkaliphilus DNA window includes the following coding sequences:
- a CDS encoding DUF1128 domain-containing protein: MNLKETSRENIEFMITNIKEKLQVVNSGAMRAESFDTDNYEDLVEFYEMIMNKKSFSVSEIDAIVSELGRLRKK; encoded by the coding sequence TTGAACCTAAAAGAGACTAGCCGTGAAAATATTGAATTCATGATTACAAACATTAAAGAAAAACTTCAAGTGGTAAATAGTGGTGCAATGAGGGCTGAAAGCTTTGATACAGACAACTATGAGGATTTAGTAGAATTCTATGAAATGATCATGAATAAAAAATCTTTTAGTGTAAGCGAAATTGATGCAATTGTATCCGAACTAGGTCGTTTACGTAAAAAATAA